A window of the Lactuca sativa cultivar Salinas chromosome 5, Lsat_Salinas_v11, whole genome shotgun sequence genome harbors these coding sequences:
- the LOC111908665 gene encoding probable histone-arginine methyltransferase 1.3, whose product MAALPGENLKHHQNFTVASITLLSSNPPNSVSGPLSATFGSASGFPELRFLLEPDGQHSIHFDLRTTQLFRLGEVQSLCVSEGSETTKEKIYSKGVTVIFKDEEENSSFHGAFEQWKTEVVIQGSDLPNGTLSSSKSKFDDKIEASSAKMYFHYYGQLLHQQNMLQDYVRTGSYYAAVIENQADFVGRVVVDVGAGSGILSLFAAQAGAKHVYAVEASEMADYAQKLIAGNPILGQRITVIKGKVEDVELPEKADILISEPMGTLLVNERMLESYVIARDRFLVPNGKMFPTVGRIHMAPFSDEYLYVEIANKALFWQQQNYYGVDLTALHGTAFQGYFSQPVVDAFDPRLLVAPAVSHVINFTTVKEEDLYEIDIPLKFTASVGTRIHGLACWFDVLFNGSTVQRWLTTAPGAPTTHWYQLRCVLSQPIYVMPGQEISGHLHMIAHSAQSYTINLTLSAKMWGPGAEQGGILQTSSCRLDLKEPYYRMSQPQAYSSAQDQQQPNQLLQSQDLHLPSLDEDGSDFIQQPSNDSSVQIH is encoded by the exons ATGGCTGCTCTACCAGGTGAAAATCTGAAGCACCATCAGAATTTCACTGTTGCTTCTATTACTTTGCTCTCATCAAACCCACCAAACTCTGTCTCTGGTCCTCTTTCGGCGACATTTGGTTCCGCTTCAGGGTTCCCGGAGCTACGGTTCTTATTAGAGCCCGACGGACAACACTCTATTCACTTCGACCTTCGAACCACTCAG CTTTTCAGATTGGGTGAAGTTCAATCTCTTTGTGTATCCGAAGGCTCTGAAACCACCAAAGAG AAAATTTATTCGAAGGGAGTAACTGTTATATTTAAAGATGAGGAGGAAAATAGCTCCTTCCATGGTGCATTTGAGCAATGGAAAACAGAAGTGGTTATTCAAG GATCAGATCTACCAAATGGAACACTTTCTTCTTCTAAAAGCAAGTTTGATGATAAAATAGAAGCTTCTTCTGCAAAAATGTATTTCCATTACTATGGACAACTTCTTCATCAGCAAAATATGTTGCAGGATTATGTGAGAACAG GATCCTATTATGCTGCAGTAATTGAAAACCAAGCAGATTTTGTTGGGCGTGTAGTGGTTGATGTAGGTGCAGGAAGTGGCATACTATCCTTATTTGCTGCTCAG GCTGGTGCTAAACATGTTTATGCTGTGGAAGCATCTGAAATGGCTGACTATGCTCAGAAGCTCATTGCTGGGAATCCTATTTTGGGACAAAGAATTACG GTCATCAAGGGCAAAGTGGAAGATGTTGAATTGCCTGAAAAAGCAGATATATTGATCTCAGAGCCAATGG GCACATTGTTAGTGAATGAAAGAATgttggaatcatatgtgattgcaagagATCGATTTCTTGTTCCTAATGGGAAAATGTTCCCTACTGTTGGAAG AATTCATATGGCACCATTCAGTGATGAGTATCTGTATGTTGAGATTGCAAACAAG GCCCTCTTTTGGCAACAACAAAACTATTATGGTGTTGATTTAACAGCTTTACATGGAACTGCATTCCAAGGATATTTTTCACAG CCAGTGGTTGATGCTTTTGATCCGAGGTTATTAGTGGCTCCTGCTGTTTCCCATGTCATTAATTTTACTACTGTCAAG GAAGAGgatttgtatgaaattgacattcCACTGAAATTCACTGCTTCTGTGGGCACAAGGATACATGGTTTAGCATGTTGGTTTGATGTTCTCTTCAATGGAAg CACAGTGCAAAGGTGGTTGACAACGGCCCCTGGTGCACCCACAACTCACTGGTATCAACTTCGTTGTGTTCTGTCACAACCAATTTATGTGATGCCTGGTCAAGAAATAAGTGGTCATCTTCACATGATTGCACACAGTGCTCAGAGTTACACAATTAACCTCACCCTATCAG CTAAAATGTGGGGCCCGGGTGCTGAACAAGGAGGAATACTACAAACATCAAGCTGCAGACTGGATCTAAAAGAGCCATATTATCGAATGTCTCAACCACAAGCCTACTCATCCGCCCAAGATCAGCAGCAGCCAAATCAGCTCTTACAATCACAG GATTTACACCTTCCATCCCTGGATGAAGATGGGTCGGATTTCATCCAACAACCATCCAATGATTCAAGTGTCCAGATTCATTGA